From a single Athene noctua chromosome 2, bAthNoc1.hap1.1, whole genome shotgun sequence genomic region:
- the LOC141957153 gene encoding putative G-protein coupled receptor 141 codes for MPNSSIIQQNHSSNETLPDTSEGLHTLLIALYLIDLAGGTLGVIMMSHQLFKRRSQSVMTIIIINLLVLHTFMLVSIPFRLSYYFLQEWIFGRFACKLASAIIYLHMYTTFSFYVAIIIIRLFRPEFRKCCTTTWVAAVWLVGALVITPVFLSYYGTSKTHHPSECFQFHRDIQEVPMVIINYCLVGILVAVCAVLTIIQLSVIYKLAVKYWPDINSHVEFRAQAKSFFFILVTLVCFMPHHVFRVYYIQNCHLDKDHKLLTYNEIFLALTTMCCLDMLCFIAGIAH; via the coding sequence ATGCCTAACAGCAGCATAATCCAGCAGAACCATTCCTCCAACGAGACGCTGCCAGACACCTCAGAGGGACTCCACACTCTTCTCATAGCCCTGTACCTCATTGACCTGGCTGGCGGCACCCTGGGGGTCATCATGATGTCCCATCAGTTGTTTAAAAGGAGATCACAATCTGTGATGACCATTATCATCATCAACCTCCTGGTGCTGCACACCTTTATGCTAGTCAGCATCCCCTTCCGCCTCAGCTATTACTTTTTACAGGAATGGATATTTGGGAGGTTTGCCTGCAAGCTAGCGAGCGCCATCATCTACCTCCACATGTATACCACTTTCTCATTTTATGTGGCTATCATCATAATACGCCTCTTCCGACCTGAGTTTAGGAAGTGCTGCACTACAACATGGGTGGCTGCTGTCTGGCTGGTGGGAGCACTGGTGATCACACCTGTTTTTCTCTCATACTATGGCACCTCGAAGACACACCACCCTTCTGAATGCTTTCAGTTCCACCGGGACATACAAGAGGTGCCCATGGTGATCATTAACTACTGCTTGGTTGGGATTTTGGTGGCAGTTTGTGCTGTGCTCACCATAATCCAGTTGTCTGTGATCTACAAACTAGCTGTGAAATACTGGCCTGACATCAACTCCCATGTGGAATTCAGGGCTCAGGCAAAGAGTTTCTTTTTCATCTTGGTAACATTAGTGTGCTTTATGCCCCACCATGTATTCAGAGTCTATTACATCCAAAACTGCCACCTGGATAAAGACCATAAACTACTCACATATAACgaaatttttttagctttaacaacAATGTGCTGCTTGGATATGCTGTGCTTCATAGCAGGAATAGCCCACTGA